A genomic region of Pyrus communis chromosome 14, drPyrComm1.1, whole genome shotgun sequence contains the following coding sequences:
- the LOC137715705 gene encoding furostanol glycoside 26-O-beta-glucosidase-like, whose protein sequence is MAMRLQSLLLGVLLLTGFAAADGKTTAVIPSRYSSASLNRSSFPSGFVFGSASASYQYEGAWNEGGRGPSIWDNFTHQYPEKISDGSNGDVADDQYRRYKEDVKIMKDMGLDAYRFSISWSRLL, encoded by the exons ATGGCAATGAGGTTACAGTCACTGCTGTTGGGTGTGCTACTACTAACTGGCTTTGCAGCGGCAGATGGTAAAACTACTGCTGTTATACCCAGTCGTTATAGCAGTGCTTCCCTGAACAGAAGCAGTTTTCCATCAGGCTTTGTATTTGGTTCAGCTTCAGCATCTTACCAA TATGAAGGTGCATGGAATGAAGGTGGTAGAGGACCAAGCATATGGGATAACTTCACCCACCAGTATCCAG AAAAAATCAGTGATGGAAGCAATGGGGACGTGGCTGATGATCAATACCGCCGCTATAAg GAAGATGTAAAGATTATGAAGGATATGGGATTGGATGCTTATAGGTTCTCTATCTCTTGGTCCAGATTGTTATGA
- the LOC137715778 gene encoding beta-glucosidase 13-like, with translation MSLGTRWFVPVSKATRHRNAANRSLDFMFGWFMEPMTSGQYPHSMQVLVKERLPKFTEEESKLIKGSFDFVGINYYTTYYSRYQPHNNSANASYLTDARVFESTELNGVPLGPPAASSWLVVYPKGIQEILLYTKHKYNDPLIYITENGVDEFNDPTLSLPQSLNDTHRIDYHYHHLDYLRKAINDGVNVKGYFSWSLMDNFEWTSGYTVRFGFVYIDHDDGLKRHPKLSATWFKYFLG, from the exons ATGTCATTAGGGACACGTTGGTTTGTGCCAGTTTCTAAAGCAACGCGTCATCGGAATGCTGCAAATCGATCTTTGGATTTTATGTTTGGATG GTTCATGGAGCCAATGACAAGCGGCCAATATCCGCACAGTATGCAAGTTCTTGTTAAAGAACGATTACCTAAATTTACAGAAGAAGAATCCAAGTTAATAAAAGGGtcatttgattttgttggaaTAAATTATTATACTACTTACTATTCAAGATATCAACCTCATAATAATTCTGCAAATGCAAGCTACTTGACTGATGCTCGCGTTTTTGAATCAA CCGAGCTTAATGGAGTCCCCCTTGGTCCTCCG GCTGCTTCAAGCTGGCTAGTTGTTTATCCAAAAGGCATTCAAGAGATTTTACTCTACACAAAGCACAAATATAATGATCCGCTCATTTATATTACTGAGAACG GCGTTGATGAGTTTAATGATCCCACATTGTCACTTCCGCAATCCCTCAATGATACCCACAGAATTGATTACCACTACCACCACCTAGACTATCTTCGAAAAGCAATCAA TGATGGTGTAAATGTGAAGGGATACTTTTCATGGTCATTAATGGACAATTTTGAATGGACTTCTGGATACACCGTACGATTTGGTTTCGTCTATATAGATCACGATGATGGACTTAAGAGGCACCCAAAACTCTCAGCAACctggttcaaatatttccttGGATAA
- the LOC137714095 gene encoding probable pyridoxal 5'-phosphate synthase subunit PDX1, which translates to MADRSGVVTVYGKGAIYETTTKSSPFSVKVGLAQMLRGGVIMDVVNPTQARIAEEAGACAVMALESVPADIRSQGGVARMSDPQLIKEIKRSVTIPVMAKARIGHFVEAQILEAIGVDYVDESEVLTLADEEHHINKHNFRVPFVCGCRNLGEALRRIREGAAMIRTKGEAGTGNIVEAVRHVRHVMGDIRVLRNMDDDEVFAYAKKISAPYDLMMQTKQLGRLPVVHFAAGGVATPADAALMMQLGCDGVFVGSGVFKSSDPARRARAIVQASTHYSDPDVLAEISCGLGEAMTGMNLNDEKVERFAFRSD; encoded by the coding sequence ATGGCTGACAGAAGCGGCGTCGTCACCGTCTACGGCAAAGGAGCCATATACGAAACCACCACCAAGTCCTCCCCGTTCTCTGTCAAAGTCGGCCTCGCCCAAATGCTCCGCGGTGGCGTCATCATGGACGTTGTCAACCCCACCCAGGCCCGCATCGCCGAGGAGGCCGGCGCCTGCGCCGTCATGGCCCTGGAGAGCGTCCCTGCCGACATCCGATCCCAGGGTGGTGTCGCCCGAATGTCCGACCCCCAGCTCATCAAGGAGATCAAGCGCTCCGTCACCATCCCAGTCATGGCCAAAGCCCGCATCGGCCATTTCGTCGAGGCCCAAATCCTCGAAGCCATCGGCGTCGACTACGTCGACGAGAGCGAGGTCCTCACTCTCGCCGACGAGGAGCACCACATCAACAAGCACAATTTTCGAGTCCCGTTCGTCTGCGGATGTCGGAATCTCGGCGAGGCGCTCCGCAGGATCCGCGAGGGCGCCGCGATGATCCGGACGAAGGGGGAAGCCGGCACCGGAAACATCGTAGAGGCCGTTCGGCACGTGCGTCACGTGATGGGGGACATCAGGGTCTTGAGGAACATGGACGACGACGAGGTGTTCGCGTACGCGAAGAAGATCTCGGCGCCGTACGATCTCATGATGCAGACGAAGCAGCTCGGGAGGCTGCCGGTGGTGCATTTTGCCGCCGGGGGCGTGGCGACTCCCGCAGACGCGGCCCTGATGATGCAGTTGGGGTGCGACGGGGTTTTCGTCGGGTCGGGCGTGTTCAAGAGCAGTGACCCTGCCCGGAGAGCCAGGGCTATTGTGCAGGCTTCCACCCATTACAGTGACCCAGATGTGCTGGCGGAGATCAGCTGCGGATTGGGCGAGGCAATGACCGGGATGAATCTGAACGACGAGAAGGTCGAGCGGTTCGCATTTCGGTCTGACTGA
- the LOC137716088 gene encoding uncharacterized protein: MAAPRSAAPSHILPSVIALSLLSLGFVIYKVDDFATQTKTLAGHNLQPTPWHFFPPKTFTDETLHDRAYKLIHCSYLACRYKSNEVPERRRPPSSRAKAPKCPEFFRWIHHDLEPWARTRISAAHLETAKQHAAFRVVIVDGRLYVDLFWACVQSRAMFTIWGFLQLLARYPGRVPDVDIMFDCMDKPIINRTEHESMPLPLFRYCTDGDHFDIPFPDWSFWGWPELNIHPWEEQFGEIKRGSQERSWKKKEPFAYWKGNPDVSSPIRTELLNCNDTKMWRAQIMRQDWEAEARAGYEHSKLSKQCNHQYKIYAEGYAWSVSLKYIVSCGSLTLIITPQYEDFFSRGLIPKINYWPISPNAICPSIKSAVDWAQGHQSEAKAMGQRGQDFMESLSMDRVYDYMFHLIMEYSKLLDFEPDIPASAMEVCTESLLCLADPKQREWLKRSTAYPSPSPPCTLPSADSNLIRRWKRKKQETMDAVEDMNPKGRRR; encoded by the exons ATGGCGGCTCCGAGATCCGCCGCGCCCTCTCACATCCTCCCATCCGTCATCGccctctcccttctctctctcggCTTCGTTATCTACAAG GTGGACGACTTCGCCACTCAGACCAAGACACTAGCCGGCCACAACCTCCAGCCGACGCCTTGGCACTTCTTCCCGCCAAAAACTTTCACCGACGAGACCCTCCACGACCGAGCCTACAAGCTCATCCACTGCTCCTACCTCGCCTGCCGCTATAAAAGCAACGAAGTCCCTGAACGACGGCGTCCTCCGTCATCCCGCGCGAAAGCCCCGAAATGCCCCGAGTTCTTCCGTTGGATCCACCACGATCTGGAGCCCTGGGCCCGGACCCGGATCTCCGCTGCCCATTTGGAGACCGCCAAGCAACACGCAGCGTTTCGCGTGGTGATTGTTGACGGGAGGCTGTATGTGGATTTGTTCTGGGCTTGCGTGCAGAGCCGCGCCATGTTCACCATTTGGGGTTTTCTGCAGCTCCTTGCCAGGTATCCGGGTCGGGTTCCGGATGTGGATATCATGTTTGATTGCATGGATAAGCCCATAATTAACCGGACCGAGCACGAATCGATGCCTTTGCCGCTTTTCCGGTACTGTACGGACGGTGATCACTTTGATATCCCATTTCCTGATTGGTCCTTCTGGGGTTG GCCAGAGCTCAACATTCATCCCTGGGAAGAGCAGTTCGGGGAAATCAAGCGGGGTTCTCAGGAAAGAAGTTGGAAAAAGAAGGAGCCTTTCGCATATTGGAAAGGAAACCCAGATGTTAGTTCCCCTATTCGTACGGAGTTACTTAACTGCAACGACACGAAGATGTGGAGAGCGCAGATTATGCGTCAG GATTGGGAAGCGGAAGCAAGAGCTGGTTATGAGCATTCCAAACTATCTAAGCAGTGTAATCATCA GTACAAAATCTATGCAGAAGGCTATGCTTGGTCTGTCAGCCTGAAATATATTGTATCATGTGGTTCTCTTACACTGATAATAACCCCGCAATATGAGGATTTCTTCAGCCGCGGTCTCATTCCCAAGATTAATTATTGGCCCATCTCCCCTAACGCTATATGCCCGTCTATAAAGTCTGCTGTTGACTGGGCTCAGGGACACCAATCTGAG GCTAAGGCAATGGGACAAAGAGGGCAGGATTTCATGGAAAGCCTAAGCATGGATCGGGTCTATGATTACATGTTTCACCTAATCATGGAGTACTCAAAGCTGCTGGACTTCGAGCCAGACATTCCAGCTTCTGCTATGGAAGTATGTACAGAATCCCTGCTTTGTCTTGCTGACCCGAAACAGAGAGAATGGCTTAAAAGGTCCACCGCGTACCCTTCTCCTAGCCCGCCGTGCACTCTCCCGTCGGCTGATAGTAATCTCATCAGGAGATGGAAGCGGAAAAAACAAGAAACGATGGACGCTGTGGAGGACATGAATCCCAAGGGACGGAGACGATGA
- the LOC137716455 gene encoding E3 ubiquitin-protein ligase APD2-like: protein METPEPDRREDQSFPSSSSSSPSNSRVEEEETDGRSNGDNFDEQQRMRRSRTYHVNLLVSDVEVSEDDIWSALAVLVTFWFFASMTMILGFYGSGNLQLGPNCSRLIQTNPFFVQSIKAQELDEQKLGPVLYGFNKPPPLDVEIAWTETQDMLVPANFHKAWLYFLNKGSGLDITYRVKPTSSSPLTLVIAQGSESLAEWIEDPSYGNATLSWNIIYGSGRIQQEIPKSSTYYIAVGNLNPEFVEVELVFNIKSVLYNTTEAYYKCSLYNRLCSLKLSLLGANVAVITSPGPKEGIPNDDWYVSLSYGPRWAMYFLVAGVVTLLLVKAFKFYNKFQNSSEDTTEFQAEEGQSVQTPLLSPKDDDTLSWGSSYEFISNNEEDLDECLAVSSLEGRLTNEGDSNNTRHLCVICFDGPRDCFFLPCGHCAACFTCGTRIAEEAGTCPICRRRMKKVRRIFTV from the exons ATGGAAACCCCAGAACCAGATCGAAGAGAAGATCAATCctttccttcatcttcttcttcttcgccaTCGAACTCAcgggtggaagaagaagaaactgacGGACGTTCAAATGGGGACAATTTTGATGAGCAGCAGCGGATGAGAAGGTCTAGGACTTATCATGTGAACTTGTTGGTTTCCGATGTAGAAGTCTCTGAGGATGATATTTGGTCGGCCCTTGCTGTGCTTGTCACCTTTTGGTTCTTTG CATCTATGACTATGATTCTTGGTTTCTATGGATCTGGCAATCTACAATTGGGCCCGAACTGCTCGCGCTTGATACAAACTAATCCGTTCTTTGTGCAATCGATTAAG GCACAGGAGCTTGATGAGCAAAAACTTGGCCCAGTGTTATATGGATTCAACAAACCTCCTCCCTTGGATGTTGAAATAGCATGGACCGAAACACAGGATATGCTTGTTCCAGCCAATTTTCACAAG GCATGGCTTTACTTTCTAAACAAAGGGTCTGGTTTGGATATTACTTACCGTGTGAAGCCTACAAGTTCCTCGCCTTTAACTCTTGTAATCGCACAAG GTAGTGAGAGCCTGGCTGAATGGATAGAGGATCCGTCATACGGTAATGCAACATTGTCTTGGAATATAATTTATG GAAGTGGTAGGATCCAGCAGGAAATTCCAAAGTCTTCTACTTACTACATCGCAGTAGGAAACTTGAACCCTGAGTTTGTTGAG GTAGAGTTGGTATTCAACATAAAATCTGTTCTTTATAACACAACCGAGGCGTATTATAAATGCTCTTTGTATAACCGGTTATGTAGCTTAAAGCTTTCCCTCTTGGGGGCAAATGTTGCTGTCATAACTTCTCCAGGTCCTAAAGAG GGTATCCCTAATGATGATTGGTATGTAAGCCTGTCTTATGGACCGCGATGGGCCATGTATTTTCTTGTAGCAG GCGTTGTGACTTTGCTCCTCGTAAAGGcctttaaattttataacaAATTCCAGAATTCTAGTGAAGACACAACCGAATTTCAAGCAGAGGAGGGACAATCCGTGCAAACCCCGCTGCTTTCACCCAAAGACGATGATACTTTGAGTTGGGGTTCGTCGTATGAATTTATTTCCAATAATGAAGAAGATTTGGATGAGTGCCTTGCAGTGAGTTCCCTTGAAGGAAGGTTAACAAATGAAGGAGATAGCAACAATACTCGGCATCTTTGTGTCATATGCTTTGATGGTCCTAGGGATTGCTTCTTTCTTCCCTGTGGGCATTGCGCTGCCTGTTTTACTTGCGGAACAAG GATTGCCGAGGAGGCTGGTACGTGTCCTATATGTCGTAGAAGGATGAAGAAAGTGAGGAGGATTTTTACAGTTTGA